In Geotalea uraniireducens, one genomic interval encodes:
- a CDS encoding IS1/IS1595 family N-terminal zinc-binding domain-containing protein, which translates to MICPACHAEVIHRLGKTVKGRQSFVCFTCGKEFVPQSVSAAAQRQ; encoded by the coding sequence ATGATCTGCCCCGCCTGCCACGCCGAAGTCATTCATCGGCTGGGAAAAACCGTGAAAGGTCGGCAAAGTTTTGTCTGTTTCACCTGTGGCAAAGAGTTTGTCCCCCAATCCGTCAGCGCCGCCGCCCAGCGGCAGTAA